The following coding sequences are from one Capsicum annuum cultivar UCD-10X-F1 chromosome 3, UCD10Xv1.1, whole genome shotgun sequence window:
- the LOC107866044 gene encoding xyloglucan endotransglucosylase protein 6 isoform X1: MSSSVIVFLVLSMLLSTGACVNFTDVFKSSWAPDHIAVVGDQVTLTLDNTSGCGFESKIKYLFGKASAQIKLVEGDSAGTVIAFYMSSEGANHDELDFEFLGNVSGEPYLVHTNVYVNGTGDREQRHSLWFDPTADFHTYSFFWNHRTIIFRSFSVDEIPIRVFTNKEEKGVPYPKNQGMGIYGSLWNADDWATQGGRVKTNWSHSPFVTTFRSFEIDACDLSGEDIAAAGAKCGKMAQFLWDKPAMKGVEKSKKHQFKMVQSKYLVYDYCKDTARFTQMPKECLY, encoded by the exons ATGTCATCCTCTGTGATTGTCTTCTTGGTCCTATCGATGCTACTAAGCACAGGTGCCTGTGTCAACTTCACCGATGTTTTCAAGTCCAGTTGGGCACCTGACCATATTGCTGTTGTAGGAGACCAAGTTACTCTCACCCTTGACAATACTTCTG GCTGCGGATTTGAGTCGAAGATCAAGTACTTATTTGGGAAAGCCAGTGCACAGATCAAACTAGTTGAGGGAGATTCAGCTGGAACAGTCATTGCTTTTTAT ATGTCATCAGAGGGTGCTAATCACGACGAACTGgactttgaatttcttggaaatgTTTCGGGAGAACCATACCTAGTACATACAAATGTGTACGTGAATGGCACTGGAGATCGAGAGCAGAGGCACAGTCTGTGGTTCGATCCAACAGCAGACTTCCACACTTACTCTTTCTTCTGGAATCATCGAACTATCAT TTTTCGCAGCTTTTCAGTTGATGAGATTCCGATTAGAGTGTTCACAAACAAGGAGGAAAAAGGCGTTCCATACCCGAAAAATCAAGGCATGGGAATCTATGGATCGTTGTGGAATGCAGATGACTGGGCTACACAAGGAGGGAGAGTGAAGACAAATTGGAGCCACTCTCCATTTGTTACAACATTTCGATCGTTCGAGATTGATGCTTGTGATTTGTCTGGAGAGGACATAGCTGCTGCAGGTGCAAAATGTGGTAAGATGGCACAATTTTTATGGGATAAACCAGCCATGAAGGGTGTAGAAAAGAGCAAAAAACATCAATTCAAAATGGTTCAATCTAAGTATTTGGTTTATGATTATTGTAAGGATACTGCAAGATTCACTCAAATGCCTAAAGAATGTTTGTACTAA
- the LOC107862829 gene encoding uncharacterized protein LOC107862829, producing MNAIHLSSIFQQPFSSFLLFSLPKSKPFNNSRIKASSSEKEGRNKEIRVCTERACRKQGSLDTLQVLSGIVPPFVSVNSCGCLGRCGAGPNVVVLPGPVFIKHCGTPTRAAEVMAFVCFGRDDVEEESRRSLEALALRKRAEDEMGNGNFCEAHRLLSQAIDLKPFGGVHIMLKDRSAVELAMGNLAEAFDDAKEALTIAPNYPEGYISQGDAFMALDQVDAAEKSYSMALELDPSFRRSKSFKARIVKLKEKVATANLA from the exons ATGAATGCAATTCATCTGAGCAGCATTTTTCAGCAGCCCTTTTCTTCATTTCTACTCTTTTCACTTCCCAAATCGAAACCATTTAACAATTCAAGAATCAAAGCATCATCATCAGAAAAAGAAGGAAGGAATAAAGAAATTCGAGTTTGTACAGAAAGGGCATGTAGAAAACAGGGATCTTTAGATACCCTTCAAGTTTTATCCGGGATTGTTCCTCCCTTTGTATCTGTGAATTCATGTGGGTGTCTTGGACGTTGTGGAGCTGGGCCTAACGTCGTAGTTTTACCGGGTCCTGTATTTATCAAGCATTGTGGTACTCCTACTCGAGCTGCTGAAGTTATGGCGTTCGTTTGTTTTGGTAGGGATGATGTTGAAGAGGAGAGTAGGAGAAGTTTAGAGGCTTTAGCTTTGAGGAAAAGAGCTGAGGATGAGATGGGTAATGGTAATTTCTGCGAGGCTCATCGGTTGCTTTCACAG GCTATTGACCTAAAACCATTTGGAGGAGTCCATATTATGCTGAAAGACAG GTCTGCTGTGGAGTTGGCAATGGGAAATTTGGCTGAGGCATTTGATGATGCTAAGGAGGCGTTGACTATTGCTCCCAATTATCCTGAA GGTTATATTTCCCAAGGTGATGCTTTTATGGCTTTGGATCAAGTTGATGCAGCTGAAAAGTCATACTCCATGGCTTTAGAGTTAGATCCATCCTTCCGACGTTCAAAATCTTTCAAG
- the LOC107866044 gene encoding xyloglucan endotransglucosylase protein 6 isoform X2, translating to MSSSVIVFLVLSMLLSTGACVNFTDVFKSSWAPDHIAVVGDQVTLTLDNTSGCGFESKIKYLFGKASAQIKLVEGDSAGTVIAFYMSSEGANHDELDFEFLGNVSGEPYLVHTNVYVNGTGDREQRHSLWFDPTADFHTYSFFWNHRTIIFSVDEIPIRVFTNKEEKGVPYPKNQGMGIYGSLWNADDWATQGGRVKTNWSHSPFVTTFRSFEIDACDLSGEDIAAAGAKCGKMAQFLWDKPAMKGVEKSKKHQFKMVQSKYLVYDYCKDTARFTQMPKECLY from the exons ATGTCATCCTCTGTGATTGTCTTCTTGGTCCTATCGATGCTACTAAGCACAGGTGCCTGTGTCAACTTCACCGATGTTTTCAAGTCCAGTTGGGCACCTGACCATATTGCTGTTGTAGGAGACCAAGTTACTCTCACCCTTGACAATACTTCTG GCTGCGGATTTGAGTCGAAGATCAAGTACTTATTTGGGAAAGCCAGTGCACAGATCAAACTAGTTGAGGGAGATTCAGCTGGAACAGTCATTGCTTTTTAT ATGTCATCAGAGGGTGCTAATCACGACGAACTGgactttgaatttcttggaaatgTTTCGGGAGAACCATACCTAGTACATACAAATGTGTACGTGAATGGCACTGGAGATCGAGAGCAGAGGCACAGTCTGTGGTTCGATCCAACAGCAGACTTCCACACTTACTCTTTCTTCTGGAATCATCGAACTATCAT CTTTTCAGTTGATGAGATTCCGATTAGAGTGTTCACAAACAAGGAGGAAAAAGGCGTTCCATACCCGAAAAATCAAGGCATGGGAATCTATGGATCGTTGTGGAATGCAGATGACTGGGCTACACAAGGAGGGAGAGTGAAGACAAATTGGAGCCACTCTCCATTTGTTACAACATTTCGATCGTTCGAGATTGATGCTTGTGATTTGTCTGGAGAGGACATAGCTGCTGCAGGTGCAAAATGTGGTAAGATGGCACAATTTTTATGGGATAAACCAGCCATGAAGGGTGTAGAAAAGAGCAAAAAACATCAATTCAAAATGGTTCAATCTAAGTATTTGGTTTATGATTATTGTAAGGATACTGCAAGATTCACTCAAATGCCTAAAGAATGTTTGTACTAA